Genomic window (Verrucomicrobiia bacterium):
CGGGCGTTGCGGCGGGCCGGCTGGCGCGTGGTGCGGATTTGGGAGCACGCCTTGCGGCGGGCCACCAAGGGCACGCGGCGCGGGGTGCAGAATGCGGCACGCGGCACGCCGGCCGTCGTGCGGCGGATGCGGCGGACCCTGGGCGCGGAGCAACCTGCGGCGGCGCCATTTTCGTGAATGCTGCGGCCCACGTGCGCGGGGTGCGCCTGGAGCCGTTTCATAACTTTCGCAGTCGTGATCGCAGCCGGAACCCCCGCACCCCGACCGCACCCATCCGCTGGAGGTGGCCGAAGGCCGGGTGCGGGGATGCCGATGCGCCGGCCGGCTGCATCATTCATGAACCGCCCGGTCACCCGTGGCGCTTCCGCGTGGTGAGCAAAATGCCGCAGAGGGATCCGGTGCCGGCGCCCAGCAGCATGCCGACCAGCGCCCCGAGCAGAATGTTGAGCGGCTTGTTGGGCCGGGCGGGGCGCGCGGCCGGCACGGCCGAATCCAGAACCTGAACTTTCAGCGGGCTGTGGATGGAGGCGTTGTAGCCGATGTAGGCCGCAGCCACGGCGTTGGCCAGTTTGGCCGCCTCGACGGGACTCTCATCCAGCGCGGCAATTTCGACGATGCTCGTTTTGGGAAGCGCCCGCACCTCCAAACGCTGCCGCAGCACCGTCACGCCAGCCGAGGCCGGGAGTTTGCGACCGTCGTTGTATCGCCGGCCCCACTGGTCCTCAAGATCGAGATTCGTCACCACGGTTTGCAGCACGCTTTGGGAGGTGAGCACCTCCAACTCCGTGGGCAGAACGCCGGCCTGCGCGGCTGGTTGCGCCGGACCCGACGGCGATTCGCTGACCATGGGTGCATCAATCCGCATCCGCGCGCTGCTCAAATAGCTTTCGGGCAGAATAAATGTGATGAGCGTGGCCGTGATGACAACGAGCAGAAAAACCGCCAGGCCGACCGGCAAGCCGACGGCCACCGCGGTGCTCCACTCCGAGTTCGGTTGCGACGTGCTCATATTCTTCGCTTCGTGCGTTTTGCGGCCTTGAATCAACTTTGCCGCTTACTCATACCGCAGCGACTCGATGGGATCGAGGTTCGCCGCCTTCCAGGCCGGGTAGGTGCCGAACACGATGCCAACGACGGAGCAGATCACCAATCCGATGGCGGCCCAGTCGAAGGGAATCACGGCCGGCAGTTTCAGAAAAAAGGCCGTGGCGTTGCCGCCGGCGATGCCCAGCAGCACACCGGCGGCGCCGCCCACCTGGCACAACATCACCGCCTCCATGATGAATTGCGTCATGACGTTGCGCTTCTTGGCGCCCACGGCGCGGCGGATGCCGATCTCGCGCGTCCGCTCGGTCACGCTGACCAGCATGATGTTCATGATGCCGATGCCGGCGGCAATCAGCGCGATGGAGCTGATGCCCGCCACGCCCAGCCGCACCACCCGTGTGAACTTGTTGAACTGCGCAATCAACGATTCGTTCGACACGACGTCAAAGTCGTCCGGCTCGCCGGGGCGCACCTTGCGAATCACGCGCATCGCACCGCGCGCCTCGTCCATGGTGTCCTCGAAGCTGGCGCGGTCGCGCGCCTGCACCAGCAGGCTCAGGCTGCGGCTCCAGCGGCCGAAGCGGTTCAACCCGGTGGTCAATGGCACAATCGCCAGGTTGTCCTGATTCCCCGCGAGCGACCCGCCCTTGGGTTCCAGCACCCCGATCACGGTGTAATCAATGCCGTTCACCTTCAACCGTTCGCCCAGCGGCGAACCGAGCGGGAAAACCGTCTTCGCCACCGTCGCCCCCAGCACCACCACATCCCGCGCGCCATCCACGTCCGCCTCCGAAATGCTCCGGCCGTCGGCGATCGTCCAGTTGCGCACGGGAAAGCTGCCGGGCGTTTCGCCGAACAACTGGACGTTGGGCGCCGTCTGGGCGAAGCGCGTTTCGACCTGGCCGCCCCAAAACGTTGTTTCGATGCCGACGCTTTCGGCCAGCGTGAGCCGTTCCCGCAGCTTTTTGCCCATGGCGTAGGTGATGTCCTTGCGGCGGGCGATGCGCTCCCAGTCCGCCGTGTTGAACATCAGGCCGGGCCGTTTCTGGATCATGAAGCTGTTGATGCCGAGCTGGCTGAGTTTCGACTCGATGTCGCTTTGCATCACGCGCAACGCGGTCATCACGACGATGATGGAGAACACGCCGATCAGCACGCCCAGCAGCGTCAGCGCGGAGCGGAGCTTGTGCGCGGTGATGGCCTGCATGGCCATGGCAAACCCTTCGCGCAGTTCGGCGAGCAACAGGGTGGGGCGGCGCAGGCTCATACCAGGGTCATTCAGCGCGCAGGGCGTCCACCGGGTTCAGGCGGGCCGCGCGCCACGCCGGGAGAAAGCCGGATACAATGCCCGTCCCGGCCGCGACCACCAGGGACAGGGCCACAATTTTGGCCGACAACGTGGCGGGCATCACCTTGGACATGCCCCACGTGGCGGGCCAGGCGATGACCAGTCCGATCAGCCCGCCCAGCACGCAAATGGCCGCAGCTTCAATCAGGAATTGAATCAGAATGGTCCGCCGGTTGGCGCCGATGGCCTTGCGGATGCCGATTTCCTTGGTCCGTTCGGCCACGGAGACGAACATGATGTTCATGATGCCGATGCCGCCCACGAACAGCGACAGCCCCGTGATGAACAGCCCCACCGCCGCGATGGTTCCGGCCACGCGATGAAACGTGTCCACAATCTGATCCTGCTGGTTGATGGAAAAATCGTCCTCCACGTTGGGCGCCAGATGCCGCACCTGCCGCGTGTAGTAACGCAGTTCCTCACGCGCCTCGTCGAGGTCCAGGTTGTTCTTCACCTTGACCTGCAGGGAAACGTCGGGATTGCCGTTGAACGCGACGAGAAACTGGTTCAACGGCACGACGACCTGGCTGTCGGCGCCCCCTCCGCCAAACAGGCCGCCCACCGGTTCCAAAACGCCCACCACGTCGAAACTGTTGTTCCCCAGCTTCACGCGGGCGCCGAGGGGCGGATCGGCCTTGAACAGGTTCGAGGCCACGGTGGCGCCCAGCACGCAGACCGGCCGGCCGCCGGCCGCCTCCGCCGCGGTGAGAAACCGGCCTTGCGCGACGGTGACGCCCGCCGATTGCAGATACGCCTCGGAGGTGCCCACCACGCTGACGGTGTCGGACTCGCGGCTTTTGTAGCTGATGGCGCGGCTCGTCTGCGCCACCGGCGCCACCGCCTGCGCGATGTCAATCTGCCGCATGACGGATTCAGCCTGCGCCACGGTGAAGACGCGCCGGCGGCTCATCCGCAGCCATTCTTCATGCGAGCTGATGATCCAGTCCATCCGCTGCACGTAGAGCACGTCGGCCCCGATGGAGGAGACGCTTTGCATGAAGGCGCGGTTCAACCCTTCGATGGCCGTGCCCATCAAGGTCACCGTGACGATGCCGATGACGATGCCCAGCGTGGTCAGGCAGGAACGCAGCTTGTTCGCGCGGATGGCCGACCACGCGATCAGCAAACCTTCCTTCAGCTCGGTGAAGAAGTTCATGGCCGGGGGCGCAGTTCATCACTCGCAATCAACCCGTCGCGAATGCGGACGATGCGCCGGGCATGGCGGGCAATGTCCTCCTCGTGCGTCACGAGAATGATGGTGTTGCCCTTGTTCGACAGCTCTTCAAACAGCGCCATGATTTCCTCGCCCGTGCGCGAGTCGAGATTTCCCGTCGGCTCGTCGGCGAGCAGGATGGAAGGCTTGTTGACCAGCGCCCGGGCGATGGCCACGCGCTGCCGCTGGCCGCCGGAGAGCTCGTTCGGCTTGTGCTGCATCCGGTCCGTCAGTCCGACGTTCGCCACCGCCGTCAGCGCCAGCTCGCGCCGTTCCGCCGCCGGCACGCCCGCGTAAATGAGCGGAAGCTCGACGTTGTGGAGCGCGCTTGAACGCGCCAGCAGATTGAACGTTTGAAACACAAACCCGATCTCACGGTTCCGGACTTCGGCGAGCGCGTTGTCGTCCATGTCGCTCACGTCGGTGCCGTTCAGCTCGTAGGTGCCCGCGGTCGGCGTGTCGAGGCAGCCGATGAGATTCATGAGCGTGGATTTGCCGGAACCGGACGGTCCCATGATGGCCACGTATTCGCCGCGCTCGATGCGCAACGACACCTCGCGCAACGCGTGCACCGTCTCGCTGCCCATCTGGTAGCGGCGCGAAATCTTGTCCAGTCGGATCAGCGCCATGCGTCAGCTCTTCTTGTCGGTCTCCGGCTTCTCCGCTCCGCCCTGGTGGATTTTCGAGCCGTCCTCCAGATCGCGCGTCACCGCCTTGA
Coding sequences:
- a CDS encoding ABC transporter ATP-binding protein; this encodes MALIRLDKISRRYQMGSETVHALREVSLRIERGEYVAIMGPSGSGKSTLMNLIGCLDTPTAGTYELNGTDVSDMDDNALAEVRNREIGFVFQTFNLLARSSALHNVELPLIYAGVPAAERRELALTAVANVGLTDRMQHKPNELSGGQRQRVAIARALVNKPSILLADEPTGNLDSRTGEEIMALFEELSNKGNTIILVTHEEDIARHARRIVRIRDGLIASDELRPRP
- a CDS encoding ABC transporter permease, translated to MSLRRPTLLLAELREGFAMAMQAITAHKLRSALTLLGVLIGVFSIIVVMTALRVMQSDIESKLSQLGINSFMIQKRPGLMFNTADWERIARRKDITYAMGKKLRERLTLAESVGIETTFWGGQVETRFAQTAPNVQLFGETPGSFPVRNWTIADGRSISEADVDGARDVVVLGATVAKTVFPLGSPLGERLKVNGIDYTVIGVLEPKGGSLAGNQDNLAIVPLTTGLNRFGRWSRSLSLLVQARDRASFEDTMDEARGAMRVIRKVRPGEPDDFDVVSNESLIAQFNKFTRVVRLGVAGISSIALIAAGIGIMNIMLVSVTERTREIGIRRAVGAKKRNVMTQFIMEAVMLCQVGGAAGVLLGIAGGNATAFFLKLPAVIPFDWAAIGLVICSVVGIVFGTYPAWKAANLDPIESLRYE
- a CDS encoding ABC transporter permease; translated protein: MNFFTELKEGLLIAWSAIRANKLRSCLTTLGIVIGIVTVTLMGTAIEGLNRAFMQSVSSIGADVLYVQRMDWIISSHEEWLRMSRRRVFTVAQAESVMRQIDIAQAVAPVAQTSRAISYKSRESDTVSVVGTSEAYLQSAGVTVAQGRFLTAAEAAGGRPVCVLGATVASNLFKADPPLGARVKLGNNSFDVVGVLEPVGGLFGGGGADSQVVVPLNQFLVAFNGNPDVSLQVKVKNNLDLDEAREELRYYTRQVRHLAPNVEDDFSINQQDQIVDTFHRVAGTIAAVGLFITGLSLFVGGIGIMNIMFVSVAERTKEIGIRKAIGANRRTILIQFLIEAAAICVLGGLIGLVIAWPATWGMSKVMPATLSAKIVALSLVVAAGTGIVSGFLPAWRAARLNPVDALRAE